The Geothrix sp. genome window below encodes:
- a CDS encoding TIGR01777 family oxidoreductase — translation MAEQPLQRVVVAGGTGLVGRALVKALVAAGAEVVVLTRRPGSAVLPPGARAQGWEDPAEALDGADAVFNLAGEGIADRRWTAKRKQVLLQSRVGPTEALVEGLRACARRPAVLVNASAIGYYGAAPDDTPLSELSPAGTGFLPETCQAWEAAALTARSLGMRVAIARLGVVLARNGGALPKMALPVRLWAGSRLGDGRQGLSWIHLHDLVAMLMAAARNPAWEGPFNATAPEPVSQAVFLRLLSKQLHRPLAPIPGFLAAAGVRLALGELGRDLLLQGAFVHPGKAEVLGFPFRFPSPEEALQDLL, via the coding sequence ATGGCCGAACAGCCCTTGCAACGCGTGGTGGTGGCCGGAGGCACCGGCCTGGTGGGTCGGGCCCTGGTGAAGGCCCTGGTGGCCGCGGGCGCCGAAGTGGTGGTCCTCACGCGCCGACCGGGCTCGGCGGTGCTGCCTCCCGGGGCCAGGGCTCAGGGGTGGGAGGATCCCGCCGAAGCCCTGGATGGCGCGGATGCGGTCTTCAACCTCGCCGGCGAGGGCATCGCGGACCGGCGCTGGACCGCCAAGCGGAAGCAGGTCCTCCTCCAGAGCCGGGTGGGCCCCACGGAGGCTCTGGTCGAGGGTCTCCGGGCCTGCGCCCGCCGCCCTGCCGTGCTGGTGAACGCCTCGGCCATCGGCTACTACGGCGCGGCCCCCGACGACACCCCCCTGAGCGAGCTGAGCCCGGCCGGCACGGGCTTCCTGCCGGAGACCTGCCAAGCCTGGGAAGCCGCGGCCCTGACCGCCCGGAGCCTGGGCATGCGCGTGGCGATCGCGCGCCTCGGCGTGGTGCTGGCCCGGAACGGCGGGGCCCTGCCGAAGATGGCGCTCCCCGTGCGGCTGTGGGCCGGCAGCCGACTCGGGGACGGCCGTCAGGGCCTCAGCTGGATCCACCTCCACGACCTGGTGGCCATGCTGATGGCGGCGGCCCGGAACCCGGCCTGGGAGGGCCCCTTCAATGCCACGGCCCCCGAGCCCGTGTCCCAGGCGGTCTTTCTCCGGCTGCTGTCGAAGCAGCTCCACCGCCCGCTGGCGCCCATCCCGGGGTTCCTCGCCGCCGCCGGCGTCCGCCTGGCCCTGGGGGAACTCGGCCGCGACCTCCTTCTGCAGGGCGCCTTCGTCCATCCCGGCAAAGCCGAGGTTCTCGGCTTCCCCTTCCGTTTCCCTTCGCCGGAGGAGGCCCTGCAGGACCTGCTGTGA
- a CDS encoding FAD-dependent protein — protein MRFLLSNLSLNLGEEALDLARPLAHALGGAPGDYRAVVLERRSLDARHKGAIRFLTTLSFETDRALELGPRPGGLKLDRAPEPAPYAVVPPPRRPRVVVVGSGPAGTFCALRLLDYGIEPIVLERGPAMGERVQAIAGLWKDAVLDPEANAQFGEGGAGTFSDGKLTTRIGHPATRYVLDAFVRFGANPRILYLAKPHVGTDVIRRCTVLIRKEAEARGARYRFRARLAEVRFDDQGRVRAAVLASGEELPCEALVLAPGHSARDTFEMLHGHGVAMRQKPFAMGVRVEHPQDLIDRSQYGPSAGHPSLPAADYKLVCNFGLNRAAYSFCMCPGGEVIQCSSEPGGVVVNGMSNEKRDSGFANSGLVAKVNTADFGSDHLLGGMYFQRKWEQAAFRAAGETYGAPAMAVQDFLKGRATGKLPRTSFKPFAVAADLSMCLPGFVQEQLAGALPTFDQKIHGFASREAILLAIESRTSSPIQLLRGEDGQSVSHPGLYPCGEGAGFAGGITSAAVDGIRVAEWIAQSAGAPVFQPFEKQVRAGDLANEY, from the coding sequence ATGCGCTTCCTGCTCTCCAACCTGTCGTTGAACCTGGGTGAGGAGGCGCTCGATCTGGCGAGGCCGCTGGCCCATGCCCTGGGCGGGGCGCCGGGGGACTACCGCGCGGTGGTGCTGGAGCGCCGCAGCCTGGATGCCCGCCACAAGGGAGCCATCCGCTTCCTGACGACCCTCAGCTTCGAGACGGACCGTGCCTTGGAGCTGGGGCCGAGGCCCGGCGGGCTCAAGCTCGACCGGGCGCCGGAGCCGGCCCCCTACGCGGTGGTCCCGCCCCCCCGCCGTCCGCGGGTGGTGGTGGTGGGCAGCGGCCCTGCGGGGACCTTCTGCGCCCTGCGCCTGCTGGACTACGGCATTGAACCCATCGTGCTGGAGCGGGGGCCCGCCATGGGCGAACGGGTGCAGGCCATCGCGGGCCTGTGGAAGGACGCGGTGCTGGACCCCGAGGCCAATGCCCAGTTCGGCGAGGGCGGGGCGGGCACCTTCAGCGATGGCAAACTCACCACGCGTATCGGGCACCCGGCCACGCGCTATGTGCTGGATGCCTTCGTGCGCTTCGGCGCGAACCCCCGGATCCTCTACCTCGCCAAGCCCCATGTGGGCACGGATGTCATCCGCCGCTGCACGGTGCTCATCCGCAAGGAGGCCGAGGCCCGGGGTGCCCGGTACCGGTTCCGGGCCCGGCTGGCGGAGGTCCGCTTCGATGACCAGGGCCGCGTCCGCGCGGCGGTGCTGGCCAGCGGCGAGGAGCTCCCCTGCGAGGCCCTGGTGCTGGCGCCGGGCCACAGCGCCCGGGACACCTTCGAAATGCTGCACGGCCATGGCGTGGCCATGCGCCAGAAGCCCTTCGCCATGGGCGTGCGGGTGGAACATCCTCAAGATCTCATTGACCGGTCCCAGTACGGCCCCAGCGCGGGCCACCCCTCCCTGCCCGCCGCGGACTACAAGCTGGTCTGCAACTTCGGCCTCAACCGCGCGGCCTACAGTTTCTGCATGTGCCCCGGCGGCGAAGTCATCCAGTGCAGCAGCGAGCCCGGTGGCGTGGTGGTGAACGGCATGAGCAACGAGAAACGCGACTCGGGTTTCGCCAACTCAGGCCTGGTGGCCAAGGTGAACACGGCGGATTTCGGCAGCGACCACCTCCTCGGGGGCATGTACTTCCAGCGGAAGTGGGAGCAGGCCGCCTTCCGGGCCGCGGGGGAGACCTACGGCGCCCCCGCCATGGCCGTGCAGGATTTCCTGAAGGGCCGCGCCACGGGCAAGCTGCCGCGGACCAGCTTCAAGCCCTTCGCCGTCGCGGCGGATCTGAGCATGTGCCTGCCGGGCTTCGTCCAGGAGCAGCTGGCCGGGGCGCTGCCCACCTTCGACCAGAAGATCCACGGCTTCGCCAGCCGCGAAGCCATCCTCCTGGCCATCGAGAGCCGCACCAGCAGCCCCATCCAGCTGCTGCGCGGCGAGGACGGGCAATCCGTGTCCCACCCGGGGCTCTACCCCTGCGGGGAAGGCGCGGGTTTCGCGGGCGGCATCACCTCCGCCGCAGTGGACGGCATCCGCGTGGCCGAGTGGATCGCCCAGAGCGCGGGGGCTCCCGTGTTCCAGCCCTTCGAGAAGCAGGTCCGGGCCGGCGACCTGGCGAACGAGTACTGA
- a CDS encoding energy transducer TonB: protein MPQPAAILCLASALGAQAPGPTASLGPVRSVSLKVLIPDSNRAAVGLDPDQVREDLTTFFTRNGLPVLPASEVEGAEGAYCLEVSPITLQYGEGTCLLSVSERLLPLDSQKAGAKTPPQEWGANYMAAQAGDQGLLFQTRQIVLSMAAHLIRLSRGGTTPPLTVQPLAAPAQADAAQRPAPERPKAQEMDFSRVKVKVRPPAPPYPAASLSQGTEGTVVAQVTIDPDGRPRRAIAVSGPAELKPTALRYALQWVFEPARLNGEPQWATFNLTLAFRLHPGSLLDQPPKRH, encoded by the coding sequence ATGCCCCAACCCGCCGCCATCCTGTGCCTCGCCTCCGCCCTCGGGGCCCAGGCCCCCGGGCCCACGGCGAGCCTGGGCCCCGTCCGTTCGGTCAGCCTGAAGGTGCTCATTCCCGATTCGAACCGGGCGGCGGTGGGTCTGGACCCGGATCAGGTCCGGGAGGATCTCACCACCTTCTTCACCCGCAATGGCCTCCCCGTCCTGCCCGCCTCCGAGGTCGAAGGCGCGGAGGGGGCCTACTGCCTGGAGGTCAGCCCCATCACGCTCCAGTACGGCGAGGGGACCTGCCTCCTCAGCGTCAGCGAACGCCTGCTCCCCCTGGACTCCCAGAAGGCCGGCGCAAAGACACCTCCCCAGGAGTGGGGCGCCAACTACATGGCGGCCCAGGCGGGCGACCAGGGGCTCCTCTTCCAGACCCGGCAGATCGTCCTGAGCATGGCCGCGCATCTCATCCGGCTTTCCCGGGGTGGGACGACGCCGCCCCTGACGGTCCAACCCCTCGCCGCCCCCGCCCAGGCGGATGCGGCCCAGCGCCCGGCGCCGGAGCGGCCGAAGGCCCAGGAGATGGACTTCAGCCGCGTGAAGGTCAAGGTGCGCCCGCCGGCTCCGCCCTACCCCGCGGCCTCCCTCAGCCAGGGCACCGAAGGCACCGTGGTCGCCCAGGTCACCATCGATCCAGATGGCCGGCCCAGGCGGGCCATCGCCGTCAGCGGCCCCGCCGAATTGAAGCCCACGGCCCTCCGGTACGCCCTGCAGTGGGTCTTCGAACCCGCCCGGCTGAACGGCGAGCCCCAGTGGGCCACCTTCAACCTGACCCTCGCCTTCCGCCTGCATCCGGGGTCCCTGCTGGACCAGCCCCCCAAGCGGCACTGA